One Ascaphus truei isolate aAscTru1 chromosome 9, aAscTru1.hap1, whole genome shotgun sequence genomic region harbors:
- the TRAPPC6B gene encoding trafficking protein particle complex subunit 6B: MNKQDMADEALFLLLHNEIVSCVYKSTEQGDVENGRCITKLENMGFRVGQGLIERLTKDTARFKDELDIMKFVCKDFWTTVFKKQIDNLRTNHQGIYVLQDNKFRLITPMSAGKQYMEHAPKYLAFTCGLIRGGLSNVGIKSIVTAEVSVMPACKFQVMIQKL, translated from the exons ATGAACAAGCAGGACATGGCTGACGAGGCTCTattcctgctcctgcacaatgaGATCGTGTCCTGTGTTTACAAGTCCACCGAGCAAGGAGATGTG GAAAATGGAAGATGCATCACCAAACTGGAAAATATGGGATTTAGAGTAGGACAGGGCTTAATAGAGAG ACTTACCAAGGACACAGCCCGGTTCAAAGACGAACTCGATATAATGAAATTTGTCTGCAAAGATTTTTGGACCACAGTGTTCAAAAAGCAAATCGATAACCTGAGGACCAATCACCAG GGTATCTATGTGCTTCAGGATAACAAGTTCCGACTCATAACGCCGATGTCTGCAGGAAAGCAGTATATGGAACATGCGCCTAAG TATTTAGCCTTCACGTGTGGATTAATCAGAGGAGGTTTATCAAATGTGGGAATAAAGAGTATTGTGACTGCAGAGGTCTCCGTAATGCCTGCAT GTAAGTTCCAGGTGATGATACAGAAGCTGTAG